The genomic window CAGGCACGATGTGGCTCGGCGTATCCAGCACGGGAAGCCCGCGCGCTTTCAGGTCAGCCTTGAGTTTTGCCGCCTGCATCTGCTGCGCGTCACGTTCAGCACGGCTGGCCTTGAGATGGCGCACACTGGCCAGCACACCAGCTGCCAAGACGGGTGACAGCGACGTCGTGAAGATGAAACTCTGCGCATAGGAGCGCACCACATCAACGATGCGTGCGGATGCTGCAATGTAGCCGCCCATCACGCCAAAGCCCTTGGCGAGCGTGCCTTCGATGATGTCCACCTTGTCGAGAACATCATCCCGGTCCGCGATGCCGCCGCCGCGCTGGCCATAGAGGCCAACCGCATGGACTTCATCAAGATAGGTGAGCGCATTGTACTTTTTGGCCAGATCACAGATCGCACCAATGTCGGCAATGTCGCCGTCCATGGAATAGACGCTTTCAAAGGCAACCACCTTTGGCACCGACGGATCCGAGTCGGCGAGCAGCTCTTCGAGATGCTCAAGGTCGTTGTGCCGGAAAATGCGCTTGGGACCGCCGCCATGGCGAATGCCTTCAATCATCGACGCGTGGTTCATCTCGTCGGAGAAGATCACACAGCCCTTGAGAATGCGGGCAAGGCTTGAGAGCGTCGCTTCGTTGGCGACGTAGCCGGACGTAAAGAGCAGCGCTGCTTCCTTCTGGTGAAGGTCGGCAAGTTCGCGCTCAAGTTCGATGTGGTAGTGGTGCGTG from Candidatus Phaeomarinobacter ectocarpi includes these protein-coding regions:
- the hemA gene encoding 5-aminolevulinate synthase; this translates as MNYDDALQGALDTLRAEGRYRVFAELERQQGAYPTAKRYIDGVLDDTITVWCSNDYLGMGQHPKVLEAMHTALEVTGAGSGGTRNISGTHHYHIELERELADLHQKEAALLFTSGYVANEATLSSLARILKGCVIFSDEMNHASMIEGIRHGGGPKRIFRHNDLEHLEELLADSDPSVPKVVAFESVYSMDGDIADIGAICDLAKKYNALTYLDEVHAVGLYGQRGGGIADRDDVLDKVDIIEGTLAKGFGVMGGYIAASARIVDVVRSYAQSFIFTTSLSPVLAAGVLASVRHLKASRAERDAQQMQAAKLKADLKARGLPVLDTPSHIVPVMVWDPVACKAISDRLLEAHNIYVQPINYPTVPRGTERLRFTPGPFHDDGKIAALVDALDQVFSEFKIDRSRAA